The proteins below are encoded in one region of Scylla paramamosain isolate STU-SP2022 chromosome 8, ASM3559412v1, whole genome shotgun sequence:
- the LOC135102559 gene encoding facilitated trehalose transporter Tret1-2 homolog, with protein sequence MGAKTEEQSDLGIFVVPSPYCKRPQKVVDCVQSSERQMLRLNPDFSINPRPLNAELHNRKCYMCSIIPLADVKVPRKSNSQDASLKLRSGGEQVVVPEVGFGFSVHDEASVRLAPQRVATRCASFTHEQQAGSSWRTQKQPQQERRRPRVWGPGIWRPLSPSTMTGAKAWLQTVLPRPCHPNQQHTLRMDEGRTKRDTSSLISMFVTWMTKLHLLDTLSPQNDTPPDTGGTPTTQTMPWKATRSCSCCWPRVGAFYRQGIMSIVTCLAALAIGMIHAYPAVALARWEEADIKFSTVQSTWFASTPMVVSVAVSVMAGLVVERLGVRLCLTIGTLALCLTWVMIALSIDFRMLLIARVFQGFVASVYMVVITVYPVEVSQVRWRGIMMGVAEAMVMLGAFLTYLGGLILLPTPLAFTFVAILGPQLILFFFLRESPLWLARRDREDDIVDSLMCLRGRGVDIKPELEHIKSTVYTERIHKPTAAEQLLLLRKPLYLKPLILCILILLFKELTGQYAALTYTVKMFRMAGSSLDPYWCAVVMGAVRFLPCFLSWMLIERLPRRLLLSTCMTVAGVSLAVLGIFLWVWSSSSKGLGPHMGWVPIVCLSIFTLAYGIGVGPISWTMVAELLPSQVRNVGAGIINSCFSLFLFLVGLTFPFSVEAVGVGGVFIAYALCSLCGVIFVLTCLPETRGRSFTEIQTNFDSSKEPSNVL encoded by the exons atggGTGCCAAGACAGAAGAGcaatccgacctggggatatttgtggtcccctccccatacTGCAAG CGGCCTCAGAAGGTTGTAGATTGTGTCCAGTCTTCAGAGAGACAGATGTTACGACTGAACCCTGATTTCTCTATAAATCCTAGACCCTTAAACGCCGAGCTTCATAATCGTAAGTGCTACATGTG TTCAATTATTCCTCTTGCTGATGTCAAA GTTCCCCGGAAGTCTAATAGCCAGGATGCCTCTCTCAAATTGCGCAGTGGTGGTGAGCAAGTGGTAGTGCCAGAGGTAGGGTTTGGGTTCTCTGTTCACGATGAGGCCAGTGTTCGCCTAGCACCACAGAGAGTGGCTACCCGCTGCGCCAGCTTCACACATGAGCAG CAAGCCGGCTCATCATGGCGGACACAGAAACAGCCCcagcaggagagaaggaggccAAGGGTGTGGGGCCCGGGGATTTGGAGACCACTTTCCCCCAGCACGATGACAGGAGCGAAGGCGTGGCTGCAGACTGTCCTTCCTCGCCCCTGTCACCCAAACCAGCAACACACACTAAG GATGGACGAAGGCCGGACCAAGAGAGACACGTCTTCATTAATTAGTATGTTTGTTACCTGGATGACAAAGCTCCACCTGCTTGACACGCTCTCGCCACAGAATGACACCCCGCCGGACACTGGAGGTACCCCAACCACTCAAACGATGCCTTGGAAGGCTACACGTTCGTGCTCCTGCTGTTGGCCCAGAGTTGGCGCATTCTACAGACAG GGCATCATGTCCATCGTGACTTGTCTGGCAGCGCTTGCAATCGGCATGATACACGCCTACCCTGCCGTGGCCCTGGCGCGCTGGGAGGAGGCGGACATCAAGTTCTCAACCGTCCAGTCCACGTGGTTTG CGTCCACGCCGATGGTAGTGTCGGTGGCGGTGAGCGTGATGGCCGGGCTGGTAGTGGAGCGCCTTGGGGTCCGCCTGTGTCTGACCATCGGCACACTCGCCCTTTGCCTCACCTGGGTCATGATCGCCCTGTCCATTGACTTCAGGATGCTCCTCATCGCACGAGTCTTTCAGGGCTTCGTAG CCTCGGTGTACATGGTAGTGATCACTGTGTACCCCGTAGAGGTGAGTCAAGTGCGATGGCGAGGCATCATGATGGGCGTTGCGGAGGCCATGGTGATGCTGGGCGCCTTCCTGACCTATCTGGGAGGTCTTATCCTTCTCCCCACCCCTCTTGCCTTCACTTTCGTCGCCATCCTCGGCCCCCAGCTcatattattcttcttcctgcGAGAGTCCCCGCTGTGGCTAGCTAGGCGGGACCGTGAGGACGACATCGTGGACTCACTCATGTGCCTTCGGGGTCGCGGAGTCGACATCAAGCCCGAACTTGAACACATCAAGTCCACCGTGTACACAGAGAGGATACACAAGCCCACAGCTGCAGAACAGCTGCTGCTACTCAGGAAACCTCTGTACTTGAAGCCACTCATTCTTTGCATTTTGATCCTACTCTTCAAAGAGCTTACAGGACAGTACGCCGCCCTCACATACACCGTCAAGATGTTCCGGATGGCGGGTTCCAGTCTCGACCCTTACTGGTGTGCAGTGGTGATGGGCGCGGTGCGGTTCCTGCCCTGCTTCCTGTCCTGGATGTTGATTGAAAGACTTCCACGCCGCCTCCTACTGTCCACTTGCATGACAGTGGCAGGCGTATCCCTTGCCGTTCTTGGGATCTTCCTGTGGGTGTGGTCAAGCTCAAGCAAAGGTCTCGGACCCCACATGGGATGGGTGCCCATCGTATGCCTCTCAATATTCACTCTGGCTTATGGGATCGGCGTCGGTCCCATCTCGTGGACAATGGTGGCAGAGCTGCTCCCCTCCCAAGTGAGGAACGTTGGTGCGGGCATCATCAACTCTTGCTTCagcctcttcctgttcctggtGGGACTCACCTTTCCCTTCAGCGTGGAGGCGGTGGGAGTGGGCGGAGTGTTCATCGCATACGCATTGTGCTCACTGTGTGGAGTAATCTTTGTGCTCACTTGTCTGCCTGAGACCAGAGGCAGATCATTCACTGAAATACAGACTAACTTTGATTCCTCAAAAGAGCCTTCTAATGTGTTATAG
- the LOC135103033 gene encoding uncharacterized protein LOC135103033, producing the protein MDSPYQHRALLLGLVEVTGSVTPLDEEARARVFAMCHAASIEGRVEDPSWVGRLERGLMGVEVIMDQKYLHITSNEVLVSRHSLEEGCVTMAMRGAEGHLVLIGRCQVKGVRLAVVLDMMSGEDAQQLQEEVSQRLSHLGSLLPRSSAPQNTAHTRLMSRPSPFTAASNVQRGPATSNTQHSNRTAAHNSASLLGPETPPPPVVAQPASRPPPISAKPVFHRRPAAVAPVSERSPLVRMPTTGKLITTPLCLISRSPVSLVATKPMFILNTSPSSVTAPPTVTSASIPSPLVSTPMVLPRPTSIPKVFTSRFSTPTVSTPIVSTQALSTVTMSAPPVSTATVSPRPVSIPKVFLSQLSTPVVSTPTASTVTVSTQSVSTVTMSNRTVPTSKVSIRPLPFPKTFTPLASLPSAPISKASTRPVITPKVSIRPVTIPKVFTPLASIAAESNTLVSTSAVSAAVLSSPPTVATTASTSTTSTSLAATSRVTITLVSTTVVASKPVSVCASRPSVSNIMPSSVRDRRPSIASLASQDEESHNNEKIELLLGALKVEESEYLYIPGMEPPQEQDSSKNLEQELTSLLENERQYLDTLQRIIEARETLTSELKDLLRGCDRLFKFHDELYQNLCQEFSSSSGIVQVFLSHKEEFDQYRYCIMNAPQVVSQLQQQTEEIVKQHPTLEADIKSLWKRIHFYFMTFERLAKIVPVEEQGLAQKVVDLLRETNRQGDSGILIDSVSGAPFSLHTLGTLVLHSLFTIKDPSGMLGNKTKYHVLLFEEMIVILLPKKEKYQYKDHFPLRQLNLLTQSDNDKETFVLELIQGGNKKNRKYTFRPRHPEAKAAWVAEISRLLLKFESEVERLRKLRSGYH; encoded by the exons ATGGACAGCCCATACCAACACAGGGCTCTCCTTCTGGGTCTGGTGGAGGTGACTGGATCCGTGACACCCCTGGACGAAGAAGCCCGAGCAAGAGTGTTTGCCATGTGCCATGCTGCCTCTATAGAGGGCCGCGTAGAGGACCCGAGCTGGGTGGGTCGACTGGAGCGAGGCCTCATGGGGGTGGAGGTCATTATGGACCAGAAATATCTGCACATAACCAGCAACGAGGTCTTG GTCAGTCGACACAGTCTGGAAGAGGGGTGCGTCACTATGGCGATGCGGGGAGCTGAGGGCCACCTGGTATTAATCGGCCGCTGCCAGGTGAAGGGAGTGCGACTCGCCGTGGTGCTCGACATGATGTCAGGAGAGGACGCTCAGCAACTGCAGGAAGAAGTGAGTCAGAG GTTGTCTCACCTCGGATCACTTCTCCCCCGATCCTCGGCGCCACAAAACACAGCACATACCAGGCTGATGTCCAGACCATCGCCCTTCACTGCTGCATCAAATGTTCAGCGCGGACCAGCCACTAGCAACACACAGCATAGCAACAGGACAGCTGCACATAATTCGGCCTCACTCTTGGGCCCCGAGACACCGCCCCCACCTGTGGTGGCCCAGCCTGCCTCCCGCCCACCTCCCATCTCCGCCAAGCCTGTCTTTCACAGGAGACCTGCCGCTGTAGCTCCAGTGAGCGAGAGATCCCCATTGGTTAGAATGCCCACCACTGGCAAGCTCATAACCACCCCGCTGTGTTTGATATCTCGTTCACCTGTCTCACTTGTAGCTACCAAACCCATGTTCATCTTGAACACATCTCCGTCATCGGTGACTGCACCACCTACTGTTACTAGTGCATCTATACCTTCTCCGCTGGTTTCCACCCCTATGGTGCTCCCACGACCAACGTCCATACCTAAGGTATTCACTTCGCGGTTCTCCACCCCAACAGTGTCCACTCCAATAGTGTCCACCCAGGCTTTGTCCACCGTGACAATGTCCGCCCCGCCTGTATCCACCGCGACAGTGTCCCCACGACCTGTGTCCATACCTAAGGTATTTCTTTCGCAACTTTCTACGCCGGTAGTGTCCACCCCAACGGCGTCCACTGTGACGGTGTCTACCCAGTCCGTGTCCACTGTGACAATGTCCAACCGAACAGTGCCCACCTCAAAGGTGTCCATCCGCCCATTGCCATTCCCTAAAACATTCACCCCGCTGGCATCCCTTCCTTCTGCGCCCATTTCAAAGGCATCTACGAGGCCTGTGATCACTCCGAAGGTGTCCATCCGACCCGTAACGATCCCTAAGGTCTTTACCCCTTTGGCGTCCATCGCCGCGGAGTCTAACACGCTGGTGTCTACGTCAGCGGTGTCTGCTGCAGTGTTGTCGTCCCCGCCAACAGTGGCAACAACAGCGTCCACCTCGACGACATCCACTTCCCTGGCCGCCACTTCAAGGGTAACCATCACGCTGGTGTCCACAACAGTGGTGGCTTCTAAGCCAGTCAGTGTATGCGCCTCTCGGCCGTCTGTCTCCAATATTATGCCCTCGTCTGTCCGAGACCGTCGGCCATCAATAGCATCCTTAGCTAGCCAAGATGAGGAATctcataataatgagaaaatcgAGCTTCTTCTCGGAGCATTGAAAGTGGAAGAGTCTGAGTACTTATACATACCTGGCATGGAGCCTCCACAGGAGCAAGATTCTTCCAAAAACCTGGAACAAGAGTTAACTAGTTTATTAGAGAATGAACGCCAATATCTGGACACTCTTCAGAGAATTATAGAAGCAAGGGAAACATTAACATCTGAACTGAAAGATCTCCTCAGGGGGTGTGACAGATTGTTCAAGTTCCATGATGAACTGTACCAAAACCTGTGTCAGGAGTTTTCATCCAGCTCTGGAATAGTGCAGGTGTTTCTCTCCCATAAGGAGGAGTTTGACCAGTACCGGTATTGCATCATGAATGCTCCGCAGGTTGTATCCCAGTTGCAGCAACAGACCGAGGAGATTGTGAAGCAGCACCCCACACTGGAGGCAGACATCAAATCATTATGGAAGAGGATACATTTTTACTTCATGACTTTTGAGAGACTAGCAAAGATTGTGCCCGTCGAAGAGCAGGGTTTGGCGCAGAAAGTTGTGGATCTGCTTCGAGAGACAAATCGTCAGGGTGACTCTGGCATTCTGATTGATTCCGTTAGCGGGGCGCCGTTCAGCCTGCACACCCTAGGCACGCTGGTCCTACACAGCCTCTTTACCATCAAGGACCCCTCTGGCATGCTAGGCAACAAAACAAAGTACCATGTGTTACTCTTCGAGGAAATGATAGTGATACTTTtgcctaaaaaagaaaaatatcagtaCAAGGATCATTTTCCCCTCAGGCAATTAAATCTCCTTACTCAGTCGGACAATGACAAAGAGACATTTGTACTAGAGTTAATACAGGGAggcaacaagaaaaacaggaagtaCACTTTCCGTCCCCGCCATCCGGAGGCTAAGGCTGCCTGGGTAGCAGAGATCAGCCGCCTTCTCTTGAAGTTTGAAAGTGAAGTCGAGCGTCTCCGAAAGCTGCGCTCTGGATATCATTGA